The following coding sequences are from one Granulicella sp. L56 window:
- a CDS encoding NmrA family NAD(P)-binding protein, whose translation MSQPILVTGAAGGAQGSTGRQIAALLLDKGIPVRAFVHKLDARSDALRELGAEVVQGDLLDRDSVRASLIGIKRAYFTYSVSDGLLEATTIFARAAREAKTELVVNNSQIQGARKAPSFRNMQHGLADCIFDWAEVGAVHLHAPPYYENVRALVRKSIAEQSTVFLPWGDGSATIPLVGAADVSRVAATLLADPRTHSASAYDLIAATPTVKEIINTLSTVLERPIRYVGITDEQWVEAMRDHINPHALDHLSHLWRYFRSTERRSDDEPRSVTDTIQTVTGNRAQTLADFFRANATEFVSFAAAT comes from the coding sequence ATGTCTCAGCCTATACTCGTCACCGGCGCGGCCGGCGGCGCGCAAGGTTCCACAGGACGCCAAATAGCAGCCCTGTTGCTCGATAAGGGTATCCCGGTTCGTGCCTTCGTTCACAAGCTGGATGCAAGGTCCGATGCTCTCAGGGAACTCGGTGCGGAAGTTGTGCAAGGGGATCTATTGGACCGAGACTCCGTCCGAGCTTCTCTCATAGGGATAAAACGCGCCTACTTTACCTACTCCGTATCGGATGGGCTGCTGGAAGCTACAACGATCTTTGCCAGGGCTGCACGCGAAGCGAAGACTGAGCTTGTCGTCAACAATTCGCAGATTCAGGGCGCGCGCAAAGCGCCGAGCTTTCGCAATATGCAGCATGGATTGGCAGATTGCATCTTCGACTGGGCAGAGGTGGGAGCGGTTCATCTGCACGCCCCACCGTACTACGAAAATGTGCGCGCTCTGGTAAGAAAGAGTATCGCCGAACAGAGCACGGTGTTCCTGCCATGGGGCGACGGCAGCGCCACCATCCCGCTGGTAGGCGCAGCGGACGTGTCTCGCGTGGCGGCCACGCTGCTGGCTGATCCACGGACGCACTCCGCAAGCGCGTATGATCTGATCGCTGCAACACCCACAGTGAAGGAGATCATCAACACACTGAGCACCGTCCTTGAGCGTCCAATACGGTATGTCGGCATCACTGATGAGCAGTGGGTCGAGGCCATGAGAGATCACATCAATCCTCACGCGCTCGATCATCTGTCACATCTTTGGCGATACTTTCGATCAACTGAAAGACGGAGTGACGATGAGCCTCGCAGCGTTACCGATACCATTCAAACTGTTACGGGAAACCGTGCGCAGACACTGGCGGACTTCTTCAGAGCAAACGCGACAGAATTCGTAAGTTTTGCGGCTGCAACCTGA
- a CDS encoding TonB-dependent receptor produces MQSRLIYRILCFAAVFTLILGINPTAGAQRYLGGIQGAVTDATGANIQGAAVVAEEALTHFKTAGTTNGAGAYNFPALNPGTYKVSVTAPSFKTENRQNVVLTAGQVQVVDFALTSGAISETIDVTATNTLLDAGSANIATTLSTKEVTDLPNVGRNPFVLATLAAGVTTGAYMQSKSSQFTQPFSGVSVQITAEGSSGHNRLTLDGIPDDPAERFSGASYTGFVPSPEAVQEVKVQTSIFDAQIGHGNGTVTNTVIRSGNNKIHGAAYYAFQNTYLNANTYEKVPNQSGALNPASPTHRNNDQLSQTGLVIDGPVRIPWLYDGRDKTFFMFAFERYASHTAVNYSTRVPSAAERAGDFSALCSGGFDGTGKCLAGVQIYDPLSPVDVNGNRTAFFANNNIASRINPAGAALLAYTPLPNVAGAAITSSANYISTQTSYPSTYPSFIGRIDHAFGTRNKLNAIMFRSGLTQSYPLQGFPKAIGPTGYGYSVYRNNRGGSLDDIHQFSSSMVLDSRFGLVFHPFGLTYPGNSNFDLSSIGIANNSLPYSTFPGFSTSDSYVGLAPGAGGQISEDTTGSLEEILTKTFGNHTVRFGFEGNLIRYNVQNPQSGFGAFAFDRRFTQKNSVTATVGSDSSSGDPIASLLLGDFSSASYNNSAAYALQQIYAAPFVQDDWRVNSKLTLNLGVRWDYESPFTERYNKQVSNFCTTCVSPLQASVPGLPLDGGLQFTSAANRFPYPRDLNNWQPRIGAAYQATPTTVVRGGFGIIYFNTLETPVGTGFSQSTSYNNYTTSAPVDSLANPFPSGVAAPTGSSLGLATALGQNVSFIDPNHVQPKSAQYSASVQQQFPGSLALQVAYVGSRPTRLEVNHNINVLPANYYNQGSAEITFLNAAVPNPMAGKFTGTTSLNNATIARNLLLLPYPQFGSVTEQYSSIGSSPYNSLQVQVTRPMRNRFSLQGNFTWSKTMLRNGFVNNFGANPQLYSVQDPNSTLVGNIFGTYQLPKFAARPYYERLVLGGWQLNSVLRAQNGNLISAPGSVDIIGDPHQGSPTYGRFINTCYQNTAGVNVQSTSSTPACDNLSSNPAYRQRLAYTTQENSTNLNIRQRIHPLMDASLFKVFALHEGVSFEIRGEFFNVLNTPNFGGPNTSIGNSAFGVVTLTQANDARIGQLTGRINF; encoded by the coding sequence GTGCAATCTCGTCTCATCTATCGCATTCTATGTTTCGCCGCAGTCTTCACGCTTATCCTTGGCATCAATCCCACGGCAGGCGCACAGCGTTACCTTGGTGGCATCCAGGGCGCGGTCACTGACGCTACGGGGGCCAACATCCAGGGAGCCGCCGTCGTCGCCGAGGAGGCCTTGACTCACTTCAAGACTGCCGGTACGACGAACGGTGCCGGTGCCTACAACTTCCCTGCCTTAAATCCTGGGACTTATAAGGTCAGCGTCACCGCCCCCAGCTTCAAGACGGAGAATCGCCAGAACGTCGTCCTCACCGCCGGCCAGGTTCAGGTCGTCGATTTCGCGCTCACCTCCGGCGCCATCTCCGAGACCATCGACGTCACCGCGACCAACACGCTCCTCGATGCCGGATCGGCCAACATCGCCACAACCCTCAGCACCAAGGAGGTCACTGACCTTCCCAACGTTGGCCGTAATCCCTTCGTCCTCGCGACCCTTGCCGCGGGCGTCACTACCGGCGCCTACATGCAGAGCAAATCCAGCCAGTTCACCCAGCCCTTCTCCGGCGTCTCGGTCCAGATTACCGCCGAAGGCAGCAGCGGCCACAACCGCCTCACGCTCGACGGTATCCCTGACGATCCCGCTGAGCGCTTCTCCGGAGCCAGTTATACCGGCTTCGTCCCCTCGCCGGAGGCTGTCCAGGAGGTCAAGGTCCAGACCTCGATCTTCGACGCACAGATCGGCCACGGTAACGGAACCGTCACCAACACCGTCATCCGGTCAGGCAACAACAAGATCCACGGTGCGGCCTACTACGCCTTCCAGAACACCTATCTCAACGCCAACACCTACGAGAAGGTACCCAACCAGAGCGGCGCTCTGAACCCGGCTTCGCCCACCCACCGCAACAACGACCAGCTCAGCCAGACCGGGCTCGTCATCGACGGCCCCGTTCGCATCCCCTGGCTCTATGACGGGCGCGACAAGACCTTCTTCATGTTCGCCTTCGAACGGTACGCCTCCCACACGGCGGTCAACTACAGCACCCGCGTCCCTTCTGCCGCCGAGCGCGCCGGAGATTTTTCCGCTCTCTGCTCGGGCGGCTTCGACGGCACCGGCAAGTGCCTCGCCGGTGTTCAGATCTATGATCCCCTTTCGCCCGTTGACGTCAACGGAAACCGTACGGCTTTCTTCGCCAACAACAACATCGCCTCGCGTATCAATCCCGCCGGTGCCGCGCTCCTCGCCTACACTCCGCTGCCCAACGTCGCCGGAGCCGCCATCACCAGCTCCGCCAACTACATCTCCACCCAGACCTCTTACCCCAGCACCTACCCCTCCTTCATCGGCCGTATCGACCATGCTTTTGGCACGAGGAACAAGCTGAACGCCATCATGTTCCGCTCTGGCCTTACCCAGAGCTACCCCCTCCAGGGCTTCCCGAAGGCTATCGGGCCCACCGGCTACGGCTACAGCGTCTACCGCAACAACCGTGGCGGCTCGCTGGACGACATTCACCAGTTCTCGTCCTCGATGGTGCTCGATTCGCGCTTCGGCCTCGTCTTCCATCCCTTCGGCCTCACCTATCCGGGCAACTCCAACTTCGACCTCAGCTCCATCGGCATTGCGAATAACTCGCTGCCTTACAGCACCTTCCCCGGCTTCTCCACCAGCGACAGCTACGTCGGCCTCGCGCCCGGAGCAGGCGGACAGATCAGCGAAGACACCACCGGCTCGCTCGAAGAGATCCTGACCAAGACCTTCGGCAACCATACCGTCCGCTTCGGCTTTGAGGGCAACCTCATCCGCTACAACGTGCAGAACCCGCAGAGCGGCTTCGGTGCCTTCGCCTTCGATCGCCGCTTCACCCAGAAGAACTCCGTCACCGCAACCGTAGGCTCAGACTCCAGCTCGGGCGACCCCATCGCCTCGCTCCTTCTCGGCGACTTCTCCTCGGCTTCCTACAATAACTCGGCGGCCTATGCCCTGCAGCAGATCTACGCCGCTCCCTTCGTGCAGGACGACTGGCGCGTCAACAGCAAACTCACTCTCAATCTCGGCGTCCGCTGGGACTATGAGTCGCCCTTCACCGAGCGCTACAACAAGCAGGTCTCGAACTTCTGCACCACCTGCGTCAGCCCGCTCCAGGCTTCGGTCCCCGGTCTCCCCCTCGACGGCGGGCTCCAGTTCACCAGCGCCGCCAATCGCTTCCCTTATCCGCGCGACCTGAACAACTGGCAGCCGCGTATTGGCGCCGCCTACCAGGCCACTCCCACGACCGTGGTCCGCGGCGGCTTCGGCATCATCTATTTCAACACCCTCGAGACGCCTGTCGGCACCGGCTTCTCGCAGAGCACCAGCTATAACAACTACACCACCAGCGCTCCGGTCGACAGCCTGGCCAACCCGTTCCCGTCTGGTGTAGCCGCACCTACCGGAAGCTCGCTCGGCCTCGCCACCGCTCTCGGCCAGAACGTCAGCTTTATCGACCCCAACCACGTCCAGCCCAAGAGCGCCCAATACTCGGCCAGCGTCCAGCAGCAGTTCCCTGGCTCGCTCGCTCTCCAGGTCGCCTACGTTGGCTCCCGCCCCACGCGTCTTGAGGTCAACCACAACATCAACGTCCTGCCCGCGAACTATTACAACCAGGGCAGCGCCGAGATCACCTTCCTGAACGCCGCCGTCCCCAACCCAATGGCCGGCAAGTTCACCGGAACCACCTCGCTCAACAATGCCACCATCGCCCGCAACCTCCTGCTCCTGCCGTACCCGCAGTTCGGCTCCGTCACCGAGCAGTACTCCTCCATCGGCAGCTCGCCGTATAACTCGCTGCAGGTCCAGGTCACCCGCCCCATGCGCAACCGCTTCTCGCTCCAGGGAAACTTCACCTGGTCCAAGACCATGCTTCGCAACGGCTTCGTCAACAACTTCGGCGCGAACCCGCAGCTTTACTCCGTCCAGGATCCAAACTCCACGCTGGTCGGAAACATCTTCGGCACGTACCAGCTTCCCAAATTCGCGGCACGTCCTTACTACGAGCGCCTCGTGCTCGGCGGATGGCAGCTCAACAGCGTCCTTCGCGCGCAGAACGGCAACCTCATCTCCGCTCCCGGCTCGGTCGATATCATCGGCGATCCCCACCAGGGCAGTCCCACCTACGGCCGCTTCATCAACACCTGCTACCAGAACACCGCCGGTGTCAACGTGCAGTCCACCAGCTCGACTCCGGCCTGCGACAACCTGTCTTCCAACCCGGCCTACCGCCAACGCCTTGCCTACACCACTCAGGAAAACAGCACCAACCTCAACATCCGCCAGAGAATCCACCCTCTGATGGACGCCTCCCTCTTCAAGGTCTTCGCCCTGCATGAAGGTGTCAGCTTCGAAATTCGCGGTGAGTTCTTCAACGTCCTCAACACCCCGAACTTCGGCGGACCCAACACCAGCATCGGCAACTCCGCCTTCGGCGTTGTCACCCTCACCCAGGCCAACGACGCCCGCATCGGTCAGCTTACCGGTCGGATCAACTTCTAA
- a CDS encoding 4Fe-4S dicluster domain-containing protein, with protein sequence MPGQANPRRPKRGTYSPRPEILSLLKTSGNTINGLGEVVSRRASPFFWHPPTQHPFGDLQIVARQNSRKCPGSAPAFMAAYNHPELVPITETRNEASAQQLAAEMTAFALAHEVDAVGIAAMKPLYVFEGYTIEEPWVIVLVLAHNYEQLIQVPSDETNGIGVTEIGVQYARGTRASYALANWIRSQGYKAKAYPGPSADALLLIPPAVDSGLGELGKHGSLISPQFGSGIRLAGVTTNMPLEATSPVRFGADQFCATCQICTNACPPGAISEQKQMVRGLERWYVNFDKCIPYFAEAASCGICFAECPWTRPTVRPKLLSTMAKRLEETDGVAVTERGESRD encoded by the coding sequence ATGCCAGGTCAAGCGAACCCGAGACGTCCGAAGCGCGGCACGTACAGCCCGCGGCCGGAGATCCTCTCCCTTCTGAAAACATCGGGAAATACGATCAACGGACTTGGCGAAGTTGTGTCGCGGAGGGCATCGCCGTTCTTCTGGCATCCCCCGACGCAACATCCTTTTGGGGATCTACAGATTGTTGCGCGGCAGAACTCGCGTAAATGTCCAGGCTCGGCACCGGCATTCATGGCTGCCTATAACCACCCTGAACTGGTCCCGATTACCGAGACGCGAAACGAGGCGTCTGCGCAACAGCTTGCGGCGGAGATGACTGCGTTCGCGTTGGCTCACGAAGTAGATGCTGTTGGCATAGCAGCAATGAAGCCGCTCTATGTGTTCGAGGGGTACACGATCGAAGAGCCGTGGGTGATCGTGCTGGTGCTTGCGCATAACTACGAACAACTGATCCAAGTGCCTTCGGACGAGACGAATGGTATTGGGGTTACGGAGATTGGAGTTCAGTATGCACGCGGCACGAGAGCATCGTATGCGCTGGCGAACTGGATTCGATCCCAGGGGTACAAGGCCAAGGCGTATCCGGGCCCCTCGGCTGATGCGTTGCTGCTGATTCCACCGGCGGTTGATTCTGGTCTGGGCGAACTTGGCAAGCATGGCTCGCTGATCAGCCCACAGTTCGGATCGGGGATACGACTGGCGGGAGTCACGACGAATATGCCGCTAGAGGCTACGTCGCCGGTGCGTTTCGGTGCAGACCAGTTCTGCGCGACCTGCCAGATCTGCACGAATGCTTGTCCACCGGGCGCCATATCCGAACAAAAGCAGATGGTACGTGGCCTCGAGCGATGGTACGTCAACTTCGACAAATGCATACCCTACTTCGCTGAAGCGGCGTCATGCGGCATCTGCTTTGCCGAATGCCCATGGACGCGACCGACTGTGCGCCCCAAGCTGCTTTCCACGATGGCGAAGCGTTTGGAGGAGACCGACGGCGTAGCGGTCACGGAGCGAGGTGAAAGCCGTGACTAA
- a CDS encoding TetR/AcrR family transcriptional regulator has translation MKDASRRVRSEGITGAAVSTVMRDSGLTHGGFYKHFGSKDELLMESLSVAFQEIADRLAHAAEQSPPETAWKEIVKIYLSPEYCDHVEYGCPLPALGPELARADKAMKPQIFEELKKYKSRMVPFMPGQRTADKERAFFSIFSTMIGAIEIARLLPESAMREKVLASTREFLLRSF, from the coding sequence GTGAAAGACGCCTCCCGGCGCGTTCGTTCCGAAGGCATCACTGGCGCCGCTGTTTCAACGGTGATGCGAGACTCCGGCCTCACTCATGGAGGCTTTTACAAGCATTTTGGAAGCAAAGACGAGTTGCTCATGGAGTCGCTGAGCGTGGCATTCCAGGAAATAGCCGACCGGCTTGCCCATGCCGCAGAGCAGTCCCCGCCCGAGACGGCGTGGAAGGAGATTGTGAAGATTTACCTGAGCCCCGAATATTGCGACCATGTCGAGTACGGATGTCCGTTGCCCGCTCTTGGCCCGGAGTTGGCGAGGGCCGATAAGGCGATGAAGCCGCAGATCTTTGAGGAACTGAAGAAATACAAGAGTCGTATGGTTCCGTTCATGCCTGGGCAGCGAACGGCCGACAAAGAGCGCGCTTTCTTTTCGATATTTTCAACGATGATCGGGGCAATTGAAATCGCTCGCCTGCTGCCGGAGTCCGCGATGCGAGAGAAGGTGCTGGCGAGCACAAGAGAGTTTCTCTTGCGAAGCTTTTGA
- a CDS encoding TonB-dependent receptor, translated as MASACVRNTYKHLLGIAYVLSALLRGAIPSASLFSGIGVLILAAASPLMAQQFATLHVTVLDPSESVVSQAEVSLRNTDTGVLRTVLSDRLGLVEIPGLAAGPYTLTVDAPSFGSYRAPLTLTLGEIASLRVALRIREATEQVEVRDTVQGVDGERTQSSQVINPHEIADLPISDRDFIDFVLLTPTATIGRNFSTGAQSAFQETVLEVSFGGLRETHSVFYGMDGIDYTTSVSGVQRSSPSLDWVQEFRVVNGPDASDGLNLGGSVNTITKSGTNDLHGSLYNYFRNNQLDANNLLSAPGFNTLRFNQFGATLGGPVRKDKIFYFAGYEGQRRAQSPLYSHFILKCIDTEGCLGPGTPSINEIKTRLGLAPENLGSILQIGDYNNAFGKVTDVLNDHSTFAVGYLFTDARNGNTPAASPGQGLPSSYRDNRIHDQTVYGNLFHILSRQWTSESSLSFGRRTFTMNPVGAGYEPAINVADTLYSGGFLGGVSYYGENHFQAKEALTYTHESNSIKVGAEFEPIWFSAQTPYFTPGVGIFSPQSFFGAAPFNAGPFGPGTAVEFIFQQPRSEFGQQVPQRSLPFSQGFYTGPDAAVRKAADAIQFWHKLGGLYVQDQWRARPNLALSFGLRYDLDFLPSAEDLRILGKMNPTNFGNVQPRVGAAYSYRNGKGVVRSSFGLFVGSFEYSSTVNGWHGASAFTDMNQPLLPAFANPSDDLVGFGPAGMVGSVGPGAAGPAFSKFSHNGIYPSPSALKQFPLGFVKRDFPNAYSEQANLEIENDLGGNWFLTVGYHYVHAIHLLSSNTINGVPNGTLSDGRQKFQPADPGFGFALYASPSGWSIYNAGTVSLRKELDHHYSVLANYTYGKSMDIATENQLQDEPQDYLQPQLDRAVSDNDMRHRLVLTIMAESPEEWVAPLRKFQFSILNTLQSPQYYSILAGSDINGDGFPFNDRVGNIGRNSYLGASYYDTDLRLQRHFDLTEKVKVNASAEFLNLLNRVNVQDVDQVYGSGEFAGPVPRRYGDGVTSSFNPTFGSPTFAGPARQIQLSARLSF; from the coding sequence ATGGCGTCAGCGTGTGTTCGAAATACATACAAGCACCTACTGGGCATTGCGTACGTGCTTTCTGCCCTGCTGCGCGGGGCGATTCCAAGCGCTTCCTTATTCTCCGGTATCGGCGTGCTGATTCTTGCAGCCGCCTCGCCGCTGATGGCGCAGCAGTTTGCCACATTGCACGTTACAGTCTTGGATCCTTCGGAAAGCGTTGTGAGCCAGGCAGAGGTATCACTTCGTAACACCGATACGGGGGTGCTGCGAACAGTGCTCTCGGACAGGCTCGGATTAGTGGAGATACCGGGGCTGGCGGCGGGACCGTATACGTTGACGGTGGATGCGCCGTCATTCGGCTCCTATCGCGCACCACTTACGCTGACGCTGGGAGAGATAGCGTCGCTGCGTGTTGCGCTGCGTATTCGAGAGGCGACGGAGCAGGTGGAGGTGCGCGACACGGTACAGGGAGTCGATGGCGAACGAACGCAGAGCAGCCAGGTTATCAATCCGCATGAGATCGCTGATCTGCCAATCTCGGATCGGGACTTCATTGATTTCGTATTGCTTACACCGACGGCAACGATTGGTCGCAACTTCAGTACCGGCGCGCAATCGGCGTTCCAGGAGACGGTGCTGGAGGTGAGTTTTGGAGGATTGCGGGAGACGCACAGCGTCTTCTATGGGATGGATGGTATCGACTACACGACGAGCGTGTCAGGAGTACAGCGGTCGAGCCCGTCGCTCGATTGGGTGCAGGAGTTTCGCGTAGTCAACGGCCCGGATGCGTCGGATGGACTGAATCTGGGCGGCTCAGTGAACACGATTACGAAGTCGGGAACAAACGATCTGCACGGCTCGCTCTATAACTACTTCCGCAACAATCAACTGGATGCGAATAACTTGCTGTCTGCTCCCGGCTTCAACACGCTACGCTTCAACCAGTTTGGAGCGACGCTGGGTGGGCCAGTGCGGAAGGATAAGATTTTCTACTTTGCGGGCTATGAGGGTCAGCGTCGGGCGCAATCGCCACTGTACTCTCACTTTATTTTGAAGTGTATTGATACAGAGGGCTGCCTTGGCCCGGGCACTCCCAGCATCAATGAGATCAAGACACGCCTGGGGCTGGCGCCGGAGAATCTGGGATCGATTCTGCAAATAGGCGACTATAACAATGCATTTGGAAAAGTTACGGATGTACTGAACGATCACAGCACGTTTGCTGTCGGCTATCTGTTTACCGACGCGCGGAACGGTAATACGCCAGCCGCTTCTCCGGGCCAGGGGTTGCCGTCGAGCTATCGCGACAATCGCATTCACGACCAAACAGTTTACGGCAATCTGTTCCACATCCTAAGCAGGCAGTGGACCTCCGAGAGTTCGTTGAGCTTTGGCCGTCGCACCTTCACGATGAATCCGGTGGGCGCGGGGTATGAGCCGGCGATCAATGTTGCCGATACGTTGTATAGCGGCGGTTTTCTTGGTGGTGTGAGCTACTACGGTGAGAATCACTTCCAAGCTAAAGAAGCGCTGACCTACACTCACGAATCGAACTCGATCAAGGTGGGCGCGGAGTTTGAACCGATCTGGTTCTCTGCCCAGACGCCTTACTTTACGCCAGGCGTGGGCATTTTCAGCCCGCAGAGTTTCTTCGGAGCGGCGCCATTCAACGCTGGTCCGTTTGGGCCCGGCACTGCTGTCGAGTTTATCTTTCAGCAGCCGAGGTCCGAGTTCGGGCAGCAGGTTCCGCAACGTTCGCTGCCTTTCTCGCAAGGCTTCTATACCGGGCCCGACGCGGCGGTGCGTAAGGCTGCGGATGCGATACAGTTCTGGCACAAGTTGGGGGGCTTGTATGTGCAGGACCAATGGAGAGCACGGCCCAATCTCGCTCTGTCATTTGGTTTGCGCTACGATCTTGATTTCCTTCCATCGGCGGAGGACCTGCGAATTCTCGGCAAGATGAATCCGACGAACTTCGGCAATGTACAGCCGCGCGTGGGCGCCGCCTACTCGTATCGGAATGGAAAGGGTGTTGTGCGCTCAAGTTTCGGCTTATTTGTCGGCTCTTTCGAATACAGCAGCACGGTGAATGGATGGCATGGCGCATCGGCATTCACAGATATGAATCAGCCACTGCTGCCAGCATTTGCGAATCCGAGCGATGACCTTGTGGGTTTTGGACCAGCAGGAATGGTGGGTTCGGTCGGGCCTGGGGCAGCGGGACCGGCCTTCTCAAAATTTTCACACAACGGAATCTATCCCAGTCCTTCGGCGCTCAAGCAGTTTCCGCTCGGGTTTGTAAAGCGCGATTTTCCGAATGCCTACTCCGAGCAGGCGAACCTGGAGATTGAAAATGATCTGGGCGGCAACTGGTTTCTTACGGTTGGCTATCATTACGTGCATGCGATCCATCTGCTGAGCTCGAACACGATCAATGGCGTGCCTAACGGGACTCTTTCGGATGGTCGGCAGAAGTTTCAGCCAGCTGATCCGGGATTTGGGTTTGCGCTGTATGCCTCGCCCTCGGGCTGGTCTATCTACAACGCCGGGACGGTGAGCCTGCGCAAGGAGTTGGATCATCATTACAGCGTTCTGGCGAATTACACGTATGGGAAATCGATGGATATTGCGACGGAGAATCAGCTACAGGATGAGCCGCAGGATTATCTGCAGCCACAACTGGATCGTGCGGTCAGCGATAACGACATGCGGCACCGGCTCGTATTGACGATTATGGCGGAGTCTCCCGAAGAGTGGGTTGCGCCGCTACGGAAGTTTCAGTTCTCCATCCTCAACACGCTGCAGAGCCCGCAGTACTACAGTATTCTTGCGGGTTCGGACATCAACGGAGATGGGTTTCCGTTTAATGACCGGGTTGGAAATATTGGTCGAAATAGCTACCTCGGCGCTTCATACTATGACACGGATCTTCGGCTACAACGGCACTTCGACTTGACGGAAAAGGTGAAGGTGAATGCGAGCGCGGAGTTCCTCAACCTGCTTAATCGAGTGAACGTGCAGGACGTTGACCAGGTGTATGGCTCCGGAGAGTTCGCCGGGCCGGTTCCGAGGAGATATGGCGATGGCGTCACAAGCTCGTTCAATCCCACGTTTGGGTCGCCAACATTTGCGGGACCGGCGCGGCAGATTCAACTTTCCGCTCGACTGAGTTTTTAG